The genomic stretch AGGTTATTTTCTTGGATTAACACTCATATAGATTTTCGCCTATTTGAAAAGTGTCAACTTAACTATTCGTAAGAGATGAACCATCCCGATAACCTTAAGTGTAAAAACTGACTGGAGCTTGTTGAATGAAAGTCTCTGAAACCCACAGCCTTTCTATTGAGCGCGTAGCGAGTGAATTTGAGACCGACCTACAGCGCGGACTGAGCGATCATGAAAGCCAGTCCCGGCTGCAAAAATATGGTCCCAACGAGTTAATGGAACGCCCCCGCCCGGGTTTCTTTAAACTGCTTTTTGATCAGTTCAACAATTTTCTGGTTATTATTTTGGTTGTAGCCGCCGCCATCTCCCTGGTTCTGGGGGAATATATTGACGCCTCGGCGATTATGGCGATTGTGGTGTTGAATGCTACCCTGGGAGTCGTTCAGGAATCCAAAGCAGAGCAAGCCCTGGCCGCCCTGAAGAAAATGGCCGCGCCTAACGCCAGCGTCATCCGTAACGGCCGTCAGATCACGATTCCGGCCCGGGCCTTGATCCCCGGGGATATTGTGGTGCTGGACACAGGCAACTATGTTCCGGCAGACGTGCGCCTGGTGGAAAGCGTCAACCTGAAGATAGAGGAAGCGGCACTGACCGGAGAATCGGTGCCGGTAAACAAAAATGCCCAGTTGGTATTGGAAGCGGATATTCCCCTGGGGGATCGGACAAACTCAGCCTTTATGGGCACCATTGTCACCTATGGCCGGGGCAAGGGGCTGGTGACAGCCACAGGGATGCAAACTCAAATTGGACTTATTGCCGAGATGCTCCAAACTTATGAGGATGAAGCTACTCCCTTACAATTAAAACTGGATCAACTGGGTAAATGGCTGGGCATCATCGCTCTGACGATTTGTGCCATCATCTTTGTCATTGGCATTCTGCGCGATACCGGCTTGATGGTTGCCTTTACCGAAGGGATAGCCACTTACCTGAGAGGAAACAGGCATGAAATTGTCGAACTGTTTCTGGTTGCGGTAAGCTTGGCTATTGCGGCTGTGCCGGAGGGATTGCCGGCGGTAGTAACCATCTGTCTGGCTTTGGGCATGCAGCGGATGATCCGCCGCCATGCGCTAATTCGGAAACTGCCGGCCGTGGAAACGCTGGGTTGCGCTACGGTAATTTGCTCGGACAAGACCGGAACCTTGACCCAGAATGAGATGGTGGTGGTGAGGGGATGGGTGGATAAAAAGGTGTTCCGGGTGACAGGGGAGGGATACAATCCTGTTGGGGAATTCTTTTACGTTTCAGATAACACAGATAAAGAGCAACTCTTTGATCCTCGCACGGATATGATGGTTTCGTTTCTTTTGCACGGAGGGCTGTTGTGTAACGACGCCAGACTGGAAGAGGGGGCAGAAACAGAGGATCGCGCCTGGCGAATAGTCGGTGATCCAACCGAAGGGGCGCTGATAACGGCAGCGGGCAAGGCGAGACTGTCTCGGTTGGAAGTGGAAAAGATTTTACCCCGGGTAATGGAAATCCCCTTTGACTCAGAACGCAAGCGCATGACTACCATTCACCAAGTTGAAACGTCGAACAAACAAATTCCGGCCTCTATCTTTGGTGATAGGCCGCTGATTGCCTTTGTGAAAGGAGCGCCCGACATTGTGCTGGAGTATTGCGCCTCTTTTGTTGAAGATGGTCAGGTCCAACCTTTAACTGAAGAGAAACGTCAGGAGATATTGGCCGCCAATCAGGATATGGCTCGCCAGGCCCTGCGGGTGTTAGGTGTGGCCTGCCGGCCCTTAGCGAAATTACCGGCAGAACCTTCGCCGGATATTGTAGAAAAGGATTTAGTTTTTATTGGCCTGCTAGGAATGATTGACCCCGCCCGACCGGAAGTGAAAGAGGCAGTTCAGGTGGCCAAAACAGCCGGGCTAAAAAGCGCAATGGTAACCGGAGACTATCGGGATACAGCGGTGGCCATTGCCAGAGAAATTGGCTTGTTATCGCCGCAGGGGAAAGTGCTTACCGGGGCGGAACTGGATCAAATCAGCGATGAGGCGTTTGTGGACATTGTTGAGCAGGTAGAAGTTTATGCCCGGGTTTCACCCCAGCACAAGGTTAAAATTGTAGAGGCGCTCAAGGCGCGGCACCACATTGTGGCTATGACCGGGGATGGCGTAAACGACGCGCCTGCTTTGCAACGGGCCAATATTGGCGTGGCGATGGGCATTACCGGCACCGATGTCTCCAAAGAAACGGCAGACATGGTGCTGACCGATGACAACTATGCCAGCATTGTGTCGGCCATTGAAGTGGGCCGGGTGATCTATGCCAATATTCGTAAATTTGTGTTTTACCTGCTTGCCTGTAACGTGGGCGAAATTTTGATTATTTTCTTTTCTATGTTAGGGGGACTGCCCATTCCCTTCCGGCCCATTCATTTGCTCTGGCTGAATTTGGTCACCGATGGCGCGCCGGCGCTGGCGCTGGGACTGGAGGAGGGAGAGGCTGACATTATGAAGCAAAAGCCCCGCCCTACCCGGGAACCGGTCATCAACCGTGATATGGCTATTAGTATTGCTGCCGTCTCTCTGGCCGACACAGTTGCCATTTTGAGTGTTTTTTTGATCGCTCTGTCTCGTTTCCCCAACCAGCTTTTGCCAGCTCAAACGATGGCTTACACCACCCTGGTCTGTTCGGAACTCCTGCGAGCCTACACCTCTCGCTCTGAACATCAGTCAATATTTTCCATTGGTATTTTCACAAATCGCTGGATGGTGCTGGCTACATCTGCCTCAATGCTGTTGATGTTGTTAGTGCTCTACGTGCCGTTTCTACAACCATTCTTTAGCACGGTACCTCTAAGTTTAGGCGATTGGTTGGTGATACTACCGTTTATGTTTATCGCGCCTATTACCGCCGAGGTCACCAAGTTCTTTTTGCGACGAAAAAAAGGCCAAACAGCAGCGGCAATGGTAGGCTAAAATTATAGATGCAGGAATGAAAAAAACCTACCTCGCCAGTTCACCCACCCACAATGCATCAGAAATCAACCCATGATAAATTGGTACTAAAACTGCCCCAACTTGGCTATTTAATGATATAATTATTAATACTATATCGAGTGCCCCGTGCGGGAGCAGTGGCAATTTAACAGCTTTATCTGATTACCCCGTTGAAGTATGGACTTGTTATCGGTCAAAACTGCTTCCCGCATTGGCGCGGAAGCAGTTTTTGTTTTTGGCCGATCTGTTGGGGGAGTCAACTTATGGTGAAGAAAGATTTACCCTGGTTAGCTTTAGTAGCCTTCATGCTTACCTGGGCCATTAGCTCGTTATGGTGGCCCTTTGGCCATGATCAAGGCATCTTTGCCTGGGTTGGCGATGTTATTCTGAACGGCGGCACACCCTATCGAGACGCTTGGGAGGTCAAAGGCCCTGCCCCGCATTATGTTTACGCCTTGGCTCAATTTTTATTTGGCCGAACCATGTGGGGGATCAGGCTGTTGGATCTCTGCTTTTTGGCGCTGGGTTTGGCCGCCCTGTGGCGGATTGCCGGCAAACTATCCAATAACACCGCCGCCCGTCTGGCCGTTGCTCTTTTTACCCTCTGGTATGCCGGCGGCGGCTATTGGATGACGGCTCAACCCGACGGTTGGGCGGCGATGCTGCTGGCTGTCGCTGTAGCCTGCCTCATAAATAAAGGAGAAATTATTGGCCTGAAGTCAGCCGCTATCGCCGGAACAATGATTGGGCTTTGTTGCCTGGTGAAACCTATCTATGCCGGTTTCCTTTTATTGGTTGTTATATCCCCTCTCTCCGGCTCACTATTTGCTCCAAAAATTGGACTGCCGCAACCCCTATCCCCTACCGACAAAAAATCTTCCCGGCTTCGTTTCGTCTGGCCTGTGTTGGTTGGGATCGCCTTTTGTGGTCTGGTTATTGCCTTCACCCTGGCCTGGTTTGCCTACCAGGGCGCGCTGGCCGACCTGCTGCAGATCCAATTTGTTTTCAACGGTTCGGTGCATCGCCTGGCGCATGCTTATGGTTTTCTGGACCATGCCTTGCTGGTGCTTGGCTTTATGCAGCAAGGTTGGGTAGCCATTACCTTGCTGCCCGCCGCGCTGGGGATCGCCGTCCTGTGGTCGCAACAACGGCCCGCTGCGGCCGTCATCATCACCTGGACTGTTCTGGCCCTGCTGTGTGTTTTGGTTCAAGAAAAATACTATCCTTATCATTGGTTGTTGTTTTATGGCCCCCTGGCTTTGGCGGCTGGTGTAGGTTTGGCGCACTTAAAAGGCGGGTGGATCCAAAAAAACGTAGTCTCAGCTTCTTATCAGTGGTTCGCCACTGCCACCATCGCCCTGGTTTTGATCCTGGCCTTGATAACCCCCACCCAGTCCATTTTGCGTTGGGCTTTGCGCGTTAATGGTTATGCTTCCTGGGACACCTATTATGAGGGTTTTGGCACCTACGGCTGGGGCGACTTCTCCTTCAAAGCCGACCAAAAAGTAGCTCAATACCTCGCCGCCCGCACCACGGCTCAAGACCCGGTGCTGGTTTGGGGTTTTGAGGTATTGGTTAACTATCTCAGCGGACGACCCTCTCCCACCCGGTTTGGCTATAACTATCCCCTTTCTCGCGGGCGCGAGAACGTAGTAGAGCAGGCGTACCGGGCCGAGTTCATGCAAGCCCTCCAAGCCAACCCTCCCCTCTACATCCTGATTTTGGACCAGGACGTCAATAATCTGATGCCCAAAACCTCCCGCCAATTTTTGAACGACTTCCCGGAATTCAAATCTTATCTCAACAACCACTACTACCTGGAAACAACCATCGAGCATTTCACCCTCTGGCGACGCCAACCCACCTTTGTTGAAATGGCAGGTAGATAATGACCGACCGGCCCGATAAACAACTCGGTAAATATAAAATTGAAACCCTCCTGGGCCGCGGCGGCATGGGTGCGGTCTACAAAGCCTTCCAACCAGGACTTGAGCGAAATGTCGCCATCAAGACCATTCACTCTTACCTGATGCGCGACCCGAATGCGGTCAAGCGTTTTGAACGCGAGGCTAAAATTGTGGCCGGCTTGCGCCATCCCTCCATTGTGCAGGTCCATGATTTTGATGTTGAGGACGACGTCTTTTACATGGTCATGGAGTTTGTGCCGGGTGAAACGCTGGAGAGTCGCTTACAAGCTCTCCAGGCCAAAGGAGAACGGCTGCCCCTGGCGGAAGCCCTCCATCTTTTTCAGGCAATCACCCGGGCTGTGGCTTATGCCCACGCCCAGGGCATTACCCACCAGGATTTAAAACCGGCCAACGTTCTGCTCACCGAGCAGGGCCAGCCTGTTCTGGCCGATTTTGGCCTGTCGAGAATCGTGGACGCGGAACGATTGGACACCCCTGGTTCGGTCAGCGGCACGCCCCAATACATGTCGCCGGAGCAGTGCGCCGGGGAGCTGGGCGATATGCGCAGCGATGTCTATTCGTTAGGCGTGATGTTGTACCAGTTGACCACCGGCGCGTTGCCCTTTAGCGGCAAATCGGCAGTGGCCCTAATCCTCAAGCATATCTCCGAGACCCCGCCCCCGCCACGCCTACTCAACCCGGATTTGCCCGCCGCCATTGAAGAAGTCATCCACAAAACGCTGGCCAAAAATCCGGCCAACCGTTACCCTTCGGCGCAAGAGCTGCTGGCAGCGGTGGAAGATATTGTGGCCCCGGCGGCCCTGTTTGGCGAAGAATTGGCGCCGCCCACAGACAGCCGTTGTCCCTACCGGGGGTTACAGGCTTTTGAAGAGGAACATGCCGAGTTTTATTTTGGCCGCGAAGCCCTGATCGGCCGCTTGTCGGAAAAGTTAAAACAAACACTTACTGCGACAGCCGCGGGAGAAACCCAAACCAGCCGTTTTCTGGCAGTGCTGGGGGCCTCAGGCAGCGGCAAATCTTCGTTAGTGCAGGCCGGGCTGATTCCGGCCCTGCGGCTGGGGGTATTGCCAGGCAGCGACCGGTGGGTCATCCGGGTAATGAAGCCCGGTAGCCGTCCTCTGGAAGAATTAGCCTGGCAATTGGCCGCCATCCTGGGCGGTGAAGAAAGATCAGAGGCCAAAAATCGCCTGTTCAAACAATTGACCGTTGACGGGCGCACCCTCCACCTGTTGACCCGCATGGCCTGGTGGCGAACCGCGCCGGAATGTCGCCTGCTGTTGGTGATTGATCAATTTGAGGAACTTTTTACCCTTTGTCGCAACGAGGCCGAGCGGGAGAGTTTTATTGAAAACCTGCTCTATGCGGCAGCGGTTAACACGGGCCGCGTCATTGTCCTTTTGACCATGCGGGCCGACTTCTACCATCGTTGCGCGGCCCACCGTGATCTGGCTAACCGTATTTCGGCGCAGCAGCTTTTGGTTGGCCCCATGAATGAGGCCGAACTGCGGCGCGCTATTGAGCAACCGGCCCTGCGCGTAGGGCTGCGTTTTGAAGCGGGCCTGATCAACGCCATTCTGGCCGACGTAGCCGACCAGCCGGGCGCTTTGCCGCTGTTGCAGCATGCCTTGTTAGAATTGTGGGAAAACAGGTACGGTCCTCTGCTGCTGCTGCGGGCCTATCAGACCAGCGGCGGCGTATCCGGGGCCATTGCCCGGCGGGCCGACATGCTTTACCAGAGTTTTAGCCCCGCCGAACAAACCATTGTCCGGCAGGTGATGCTGCGCCTGACCCAGCCGGGCGAAGGCACCGAAGACACCCGGCGGCGGGCGCGGCGGAGCGAACTGCTTTTGGGCGCGGGCCGGGCCGGGCCGGACGATAGCCACCTTCATGCCCAAACCGTAGAGCGGGTGCTCCAGCGGCTAACCGATGCCCGCTTGATTACCACCAGCCGAGATGCCGACACCGGCTGGGAGTACGTTGACGTGGCCCACGAAGCCCTCATCCGGGGTTGGACGCGCTTGCGGCAGTGGATTGACCGAGATCGTGAATCTCTGCGCACGCACCGGCGGCTAACCGAAGCCGCCGCCGAGTGGGAACGATTTGACCACGATGCAAGCTACCTCTATCGCGGGGCGCGGCTGGCCGAAGCGGAAGAATGGGGCCAGGCGCATAGCGGCGAACTGAATGTGTTGGAACAGCAATTTTTGCAGGCCAGCGTGCAGTTGCGGGATCAGGAGCTATTAGCGCTGGAAGCCCGGCGTCAGCGTGAATTGGAGCAGGCCCAGGCTTTGGCCAAAGCCGAGCGTCGGCGAGCCGAAGAGCAAGCCAGAGCCACCCGTCGTTTGCGCCGGTTGGCCCTGGCTCTGGCAGTTGTATTTTTACTGGCCCTGGCAGCCGCCATTCTGGCCTGGACTCAGCAGCAACGCGCCGGGGTCAACGAACAACTTGCCCGGGAGCAAGCCGCTGTGGCTCTGGCGGCGGAGCAAGTTGCCGAAACCCGGCGCCTGGAAGCGGAAACCGCCCAGGCCGAAGCCGTGGCGGCCAAAAACGAAGCCGAACAGTCGGCCCGGCAGGCTCGCGCCGGGCAATTGGCGGCCCAAGCGCAGACAGCCGCCCTTGAACATTATCCACAGCGGAGTTTGCTGCTGGCCGCCGAAGCCTTGAATATTAATTTGCAGGCCGGTGCCCCTCCCCTGCCTTCTGCCGAAAATGCCCTCCGCCAAAATCTGGCCGATTCTGGCGGGCGCAGCCTGATTGGCCAGGATGACCTGCTCACGACTATGGCCATCAGCCCTGACCACCGCTGGCTGGTTACGGCCAGCGGCGCCATCGCCCGCCTGTGGTCCCTGCCTCCCGTCTCTTCTTCCCCAAGAGCAACCGGCGCTCCCTTTATTCTGTCCGGTCACCGGTCGCCCCTCACCACCATTGCCTTCAGCCCGGCGCCGTTGGCCGGGGATACAGGTAAACGCTGGCTGGCTACCGGCGATGAGAGCGGCGTGGTCCGTTTATGGGATGTGTCGGCGCAGTTTACGACAGAAAACACATCCGAAACAGAATTGACGATCCCCTCTCTTGACCTGGCCGGCCATAACGCGGCGATCACGGCCATCGTCTTCAGCCCCGATCAGCGCTGGCTGGTGACCGGCAGTGCGGATACAACGGTGCGGCTGTGGGATCTCTCCACTTTGCTTGACTCCGGCTTGCCCTTAACAGACGTCTCGGCCGCCGAAGGTTTGGCCGCCATACCTTCAATTACCTTATCTGACCATCAGTCCCCAATTACGACCCTGGCGATCAGCTCTGCTTCTCCTGAGGCATACACCGACCATCATTGGTTGGTCACCGGCGATGAGAGCGGCGTTGCTTACCTATGGAATGTTTCCGCCATTCTTAGAGCCGGGTTGGCCGCAGCCGGTGCCTTTTCGGCGGAAAATTTGATTGCGCCGTCCGCTATCTTAAGCGGCCATCAGGCGGCTATCACGGCCATTGTCATCAGCCCCGACCGGCGCTGGCTGGCCACCGGCAGCGACGATGCCACGGCCCGTTTGTGGAGTTTCTCGGCCTTACTTGAACCCGACCAAAATCGAAATCAGGACGCGCCGGAGACAAGCCCCCCCTCTATTGTTTTGCCCAACCAAAGTTTTGTCACAGTTATGGCCGCCAGCCCCGACGGTCGCTGGTTGGCTATTGGCAGTTGGGATAATACGGCGCGGTTGTGGGATGCGCCGGCCTTGCTTGAGCTTGGTCTGAGCCGGGATCGGGGCGCGGCAGGTTCCGCTGTTGCGCCTGTTGTGTTGCGGGGGCACGATGAGCCGGTTTTGGCCGTAGGATTCAGCCCCGATAACCACTGGCTGGTGACCGGCAGCAGCGATCACACCGCCCGGCTCTGGGATTTGACCGCGCCGGACCCGGCGGCCACGTCCATCATCTTGCGCGGCCACGAAGCCGGGATTGTGGCTGTGTCCATCAACGTTACATCTGAAAATGCTTCCGATAGTTCTTGGCTCATCACCGGCAGCAGCGATGCCACGGCGCGGCAGTGGGATTTGGGCCAGGCCCCGGATTCTATTGCCGCTACGCCCCTTGTTTTGCGTAGTCCGGCCAATGCTTCCCTCACCGCTGTGGCTGCCAGCCCCGACAACCGCTGGTTGGTTATGGCCGCTACTGGCAATAATACGCTTAGTTTGTGGAATATGCCGGCCGTGGTGGGTGTGGATATTCCAGATAGCTCCCATGAAGACCCCGCGCCCATTGTTTTGGGTGGCCCGGAAGCGACGGTTACGGCTGTGGCTATTTCCGATGTAGCGAATGACTCGCACCGCCGCTGGTTGGTTGCGGGCGATGAGAGCGGGGCTGTGAGCTTATGGAATTTGTCCGTTCCGGCGGCGGCTGAGCCTATTGTTCTGCCCGGCCATACTGCCGCGGTCACTACCATCGCCATCAGCCCCGACAATGGTTGGCTGGTTAGCGGCAGCGATGATACTACCATTCGGCTGTGGAA from Anaerolineae bacterium encodes the following:
- a CDS encoding cation-translocating P-type ATPase → MKVSETHSLSIERVASEFETDLQRGLSDHESQSRLQKYGPNELMERPRPGFFKLLFDQFNNFLVIILVVAAAISLVLGEYIDASAIMAIVVLNATLGVVQESKAEQALAALKKMAAPNASVIRNGRQITIPARALIPGDIVVLDTGNYVPADVRLVESVNLKIEEAALTGESVPVNKNAQLVLEADIPLGDRTNSAFMGTIVTYGRGKGLVTATGMQTQIGLIAEMLQTYEDEATPLQLKLDQLGKWLGIIALTICAIIFVIGILRDTGLMVAFTEGIATYLRGNRHEIVELFLVAVSLAIAAVPEGLPAVVTICLALGMQRMIRRHALIRKLPAVETLGCATVICSDKTGTLTQNEMVVVRGWVDKKVFRVTGEGYNPVGEFFYVSDNTDKEQLFDPRTDMMVSFLLHGGLLCNDARLEEGAETEDRAWRIVGDPTEGALITAAGKARLSRLEVEKILPRVMEIPFDSERKRMTTIHQVETSNKQIPASIFGDRPLIAFVKGAPDIVLEYCASFVEDGQVQPLTEEKRQEILAANQDMARQALRVLGVACRPLAKLPAEPSPDIVEKDLVFIGLLGMIDPARPEVKEAVQVAKTAGLKSAMVTGDYRDTAVAIAREIGLLSPQGKVLTGAELDQISDEAFVDIVEQVEVYARVSPQHKVKIVEALKARHHIVAMTGDGVNDAPALQRANIGVAMGITGTDVSKETADMVLTDDNYASIVSAIEVGRVIYANIRKFVFYLLACNVGEILIIFFSMLGGLPIPFRPIHLLWLNLVTDGAPALALGLEEGEADIMKQKPRPTREPVINRDMAISIAAVSLADTVAILSVFLIALSRFPNQLLPAQTMAYTTLVCSELLRAYTSRSEHQSIFSIGIFTNRWMVLATSASMLLMLLVLYVPFLQPFFSTVPLSLGDWLVILPFMFIAPITAEVTKFFLRRKKGQTAAAMVG
- a CDS encoding glycosyltransferase family 39 protein; this encodes MVKKDLPWLALVAFMLTWAISSLWWPFGHDQGIFAWVGDVILNGGTPYRDAWEVKGPAPHYVYALAQFLFGRTMWGIRLLDLCFLALGLAALWRIAGKLSNNTAARLAVALFTLWYAGGGYWMTAQPDGWAAMLLAVAVACLINKGEIIGLKSAAIAGTMIGLCCLVKPIYAGFLLLVVISPLSGSLFAPKIGLPQPLSPTDKKSSRLRFVWPVLVGIAFCGLVIAFTLAWFAYQGALADLLQIQFVFNGSVHRLAHAYGFLDHALLVLGFMQQGWVAITLLPAALGIAVLWSQQRPAAAVIITWTVLALLCVLVQEKYYPYHWLLFYGPLALAAGVGLAHLKGGWIQKNVVSASYQWFATATIALVLILALITPTQSILRWALRVNGYASWDTYYEGFGTYGWGDFSFKADQKVAQYLAARTTAQDPVLVWGFEVLVNYLSGRPSPTRFGYNYPLSRGRENVVEQAYRAEFMQALQANPPLYILILDQDVNNLMPKTSRQFLNDFPEFKSYLNNHYYLETTIEHFTLWRRQPTFVEMAGR
- a CDS encoding protein kinase, with the translated sequence MTDRPDKQLGKYKIETLLGRGGMGAVYKAFQPGLERNVAIKTIHSYLMRDPNAVKRFEREAKIVAGLRHPSIVQVHDFDVEDDVFYMVMEFVPGETLESRLQALQAKGERLPLAEALHLFQAITRAVAYAHAQGITHQDLKPANVLLTEQGQPVLADFGLSRIVDAERLDTPGSVSGTPQYMSPEQCAGELGDMRSDVYSLGVMLYQLTTGALPFSGKSAVALILKHISETPPPPRLLNPDLPAAIEEVIHKTLAKNPANRYPSAQELLAAVEDIVAPAALFGEELAPPTDSRCPYRGLQAFEEEHAEFYFGREALIGRLSEKLKQTLTATAAGETQTSRFLAVLGASGSGKSSLVQAGLIPALRLGVLPGSDRWVIRVMKPGSRPLEELAWQLAAILGGEERSEAKNRLFKQLTVDGRTLHLLTRMAWWRTAPECRLLLVIDQFEELFTLCRNEAERESFIENLLYAAAVNTGRVIVLLTMRADFYHRCAAHRDLANRISAQQLLVGPMNEAELRRAIEQPALRVGLRFEAGLINAILADVADQPGALPLLQHALLELWENRYGPLLLLRAYQTSGGVSGAIARRADMLYQSFSPAEQTIVRQVMLRLTQPGEGTEDTRRRARRSELLLGAGRAGPDDSHLHAQTVERVLQRLTDARLITTSRDADTGWEYVDVAHEALIRGWTRLRQWIDRDRESLRTHRRLTEAAAEWERFDHDASYLYRGARLAEAEEWGQAHSGELNVLEQQFLQASVQLRDQELLALEARRQRELEQAQALAKAERRRAEEQARATRRLRRLALALAVVFLLALAAAILAWTQQQRAGVNEQLAREQAAVALAAEQVAETRRLEAETAQAEAVAAKNEAEQSARQARAGQLAAQAQTAALEHYPQRSLLLAAEALNINLQAGAPPLPSAENALRQNLADSGGRSLIGQDDLLTTMAISPDHRWLVTASGAIARLWSLPPVSSSPRATGAPFILSGHRSPLTTIAFSPAPLAGDTGKRWLATGDESGVVRLWDVSAQFTTENTSETELTIPSLDLAGHNAAITAIVFSPDQRWLVTGSADTTVRLWDLSTLLDSGLPLTDVSAAEGLAAIPSITLSDHQSPITTLAISSASPEAYTDHHWLVTGDESGVAYLWNVSAILRAGLAAAGAFSAENLIAPSAILSGHQAAITAIVISPDRRWLATGSDDATARLWSFSALLEPDQNRNQDAPETSPPSIVLPNQSFVTVMAASPDGRWLAIGSWDNTARLWDAPALLELGLSRDRGAAGSAVAPVVLRGHDEPVLAVGFSPDNHWLVTGSSDHTARLWDLTAPDPAATSIILRGHEAGIVAVSINVTSENASDSSWLITGSSDATARQWDLGQAPDSIAATPLVLRSPANASLTAVAASPDNRWLVMAATGNNTLSLWNMPAVVGVDIPDSSHEDPAPIVLGGPEATVTAVAISDVANDSHRRWLVAGDESGAVSLWNLSVPAAAEPIVLPGHTAAVTTIAISPDNGWLVSGSDDTTIRLWNLRSGSASATPLVLSGHEGAITALAVSPNSRWLVSGSGDNTGRLWNVVSLLDADTSDPADSSILLRSHEGAISDIVISPNSRWLVTASSDHTARLWNVDFTAAGIKTVAAPLILQGHEDKVLALAISPDSRWLATGSSDHTARLWNLPDVVGTASPGRVITNSLVLPGHDKPVLAVAIGPEKGEGNYWLITAGGDGVARVWDLPDALTSTAIPVVLTGHTRPVFAAAIRSVLSGDGVSKPWVITAGNDNTVRFWPLPPEDLLELACDTAGRNFTQAEWAQYFPGQAYRKTCVDLPAHRSAIGAAFDRANALLQTGDRRGALAAYSRVVDWAGETQDVYLNSLICWQGSLEGLAEIVLPACEYAVQLAPTDGALRDNRGLAYALTGSYPDAIADFKYFVTWSKETGLYQPYGRRREAWIIELEAGRNPFNADLLESLRTE